The proteins below come from a single Malus sylvestris chromosome 3, drMalSylv7.2, whole genome shotgun sequence genomic window:
- the LOC126617126 gene encoding uncharacterized protein LOC126617126, with amino-acid sequence MSPFWLVYGKPCHLPLELEHKAHWAVRKFNMDVDEAGIHPYENARLYKEKTKAFHDKMIRTKSFSAGQKVLLFNSRLRLFPVQVRSFKTGQEFKVNGHRLKPYYESFVEHDMEKTTHYAVGSHEG; translated from the exons ATGTCCCCGTTTTGGCTTGTGTATGGAAAACCATGTCACTTACCGCTGGAGTTGGAGCACAAGGCTCATTGGGCTGTGAGGAAGTTCAACATGGATGTAGATGAGGCGGGAATTCATC CTTACGAGAATGCTCGACTTTACAAGGAAAAGACGAAGGCctttcatgacaagatgattcgcacCAAGTCCTTCTCTGCTGGACAAAAAGTGTTGTTGTTTAATTCTCGTCTTCGTCTATTTCCAG tccaagttcgTAGCTTCAAAACAGGTCAAGagttcaaggtgaatgggcatcgcTTGAAGCCTTACTACGAGAGCTTTGTAGAACATGATATGGAGAAGACAACCCACTATGCCGTGGGTTCCCATGAAGGTTGA
- the LOC126616536 gene encoding uncharacterized protein LOC126616536, with amino-acid sequence MLIGASWEVYHPHFVVLQLGYLQGCPLPLLSSHSFLTLGRVFGFLERECRDVEKEFQERCRKFRLRPNSPESLGTDIFDDWWEEYTHYFFGTSVEEVVNKIFGDRPKKLSASQSKEAPQGGRVLKQTDVVAPIMVKKKLAFSFKMTTAKILPSKRLHSITKTTGETPRPPKCVKKLAKKELGRFMSSPSIPLGRHPQVPLLPLLLLRLRRIISLLRPAWHPKLNQHLRSSG; translated from the exons ATGCTCATCGGGGCGAGTTGGGAAGTCTATCACCCCCACTTTGTCGTCCTGCAGCTCGGTTACCTCCAAGGTTGCCCATTGCCTTTACTTTCTTCTCACTCCTTTCTGACCTTAGGGCGCGTCTTTGGTTTTTTAGAAAGGGAGTGTAGAGACGTCGAGAAAGAATTTCAGGAACGATGTAGGAAATTTCGTCTTCGACCAAATTCTCCTGAATCTCTTGGCACTGATATCTTCGACGACTGGTGGGAGGAATATACACACTACTTTTTTGGCACTTCGGTCGAGGAAGTAGTCAACAAAATTTTTGGTGACCGACCCAAGAAACTCTCCGCCTCTCAATCTAAAGAGGCACCCCAAG GTGGTCGGGTACTAAAACAGACGGATGTGGTCGCCCCAATAATGGTCAAGAAAAAGTTGGCCTTTTCCTTCAAGATGACCACCGCAAAAATCTTACCGAGCAAACGACTTCACTCGATTACCAAGACGACAGGCGAAACTCCCCGTCCCCCAAAATGCGTCAAGAAATTGGCGAAGAAGGAGCTcgggagattcatgtcatcTCCATCCATACCACTGGGACGACATCCCCAAGTGCCTCTCCTCCCGCTCTTGTTGCTCAGACTTCGACGGATAATCAGCCTTCTCCGGCCGGCCTGGCATCCCAAGCTCAACCAACACCTGAGGTCCTCGGGGTAG